The Cervus canadensis isolate Bull #8, Minnesota chromosome X, ASM1932006v1, whole genome shotgun sequence genome contains a region encoding:
- the BRS3 gene encoding bombesin receptor subtype-3, which translates to MSQRQPQSPNQTLISTTNDTESLSSVVPNDSTNKRRTGDNSPGIEALCAIYITYAVIISVGILGNAILIKVFFKTKSMQTVPNIFITSLAFGDLLLLLTCVPVDATHYLAEGWLFGRIGCKVLSFIRLTSVGVSVFTLTILSADRYKAVVKPLERQPPNAILKTCAKAGCIWILSMIIALPEAIFSNVYTFQDPDKNVTFKACASYPVSERLLQEIHSLLSFLVFYIIPLSIISVYYSLIARTLYKSTLNIPTEEHSHARKQIESRKRIARTVLVLVALFALCWLPNHLLYLYRSFTSQTYMDSSTVHLIVTIISRILAFSNSCVNPFALYWLSNTFQQHFKAQLCCCKAGVPDPPAANTPLDNLAVMGRVPGAASTQMSEISVSLFTGCSVKKEDDRV; encoded by the exons ATGTCTCAAAGGCAGCCTCAGTCACCTAATCAGACTTTAATTTCAACCACAAATGACACAGAATCATTGAGCTCCGTCGTCCCTAATGATTCTACAAATAAAAGAAGGACCGGAGACAACTCTCCAGGAATAGAAGCATTGTGTGCCATCTATATCACTTATGCCGTGATCATTTCAGTGGGCATCCTTGGAAACGCTATTCTCATCAAAGTCTTTTTCAAGACCAAATCCATGCAAACAGTTCCCAATATTTTCATCACCAGCCTGGCTTTTGGAGATCTTTTACTTCTGCTAACTTGTGTGCCAGTCGATGCAACCCACTACCTGGCAGAGGGATGGCTGTTCGGAAGAATTGGATGTAAGGTGCTGTCTTTCATCAGGCTCACTTCTGTCGGTGTATCAGTGTTCACGTTAACAATTCTCAGTGCTGACAG ATACAAGGCAGTTGTGAAGCCCCTGGAGCGTCAGCCCCCCAATGCCATCCTGAAGACCTGTGCCAAAGCTGGCTGCATCTGGATCCTGTCTATGATCATTGCTCTACCGGAGGctatattttcaaatgtatatacTTTTCAAGATCCTGACAAAAATGTAACATTTAAAGCGTGTGCCTCTTACCCTGTTTCTGAAAGGCTCCTGCAAGAGATACATTCTCTGCTGTCCTTCTTAGTATTCTACATTATTCCACTCTCGATCATCTCTGTCTATTACTCTTTGATTGCTAGAACTCTTTACAAAAGCACCTTGAACATACCTACTgaggaacacagccatgcccgcAAGCAG ATTGAATCCCGGAAGCGAATTGCCAGAACAGTTCTGGTGCTGGTGGCTCTCTTTGCTCTCTGCTGGTTGCCAAATCATCTTCTGTATCTCTACCGCTCATTCACTTCTCAAACCTATATGGACTCCTCTACCGTTCACTTAATTGTCACCATCATCTCTCGGATTCTGGCTTTCAGCAATTCTTGTGTAAACCCCTTTGCTCTTTACTGGCTGAGCAATACCTTCCAGCAGCATTTTAAAGCTCAGTTATGCTGTTGCAAGGCAGGGGTGCCTGACCCTCCTGCTGCTAATACCCCTCTTGACAACCTAGCAGTGATGGGAAGGGTCCCGGGTGCTGCAAGCACTCAGATGTCTGAAATTAGTGTGTCCCTATTCACTGGCTGCAGTGTGAAGAAGGAAGATGACAGAGTCTag